GAAAACTTTCCGTATGCACTGTACATTTTAAGAAACTGTAAAGGCATGACCTGTGGTTGTTTGTGTACAGAGTGAAAATTTAAACCAGAAAACATTACAAGACCGCCACCTGCTTTCACTGTGGCTCTTGGCTTATTTGTTAAGATATTgtcaatattttctttttagaaaagaaataaacacatttgcatttgtttaacTTTTTGTCCGACAATTTTATTGTATCATGTTGGAAAAGACTAGCAAAGTCTAACAATATTTATCTATTTTCCACTTCATTTGTCATCATACCAGAACAACAAATTCATGATTTTTTCTGTGATTGAAAACAAATGGTGAATGATGTATCTTTATGCTGAAATGTTCTTTTGAAGTTCATGTTTTATATCATCTTTGGGATTTCCATTTAATGGAAaccattttcacattttgatgaatgtttctttttcacgttaaacctaaaactgaaagtgtttttaatTAGTTAAACGTCAACCAGTAAGTGTGTAGGTGGCATTCATGATTTATTACCTTTGAACACAGGTTTGGCCCTGGCCAATCATGTTTTACAGAACCCAAgatatggaaagagagagagaggaagttgcATAAAGAAATCTGACTGTAAGAATGTCTTGAGGGATGCTTAACGTTAAATCATGTCATCACTCCATGAGACGGTAAGAGTTCATGACAGGATGAGACCTGGCATTTAAAATGTGACAAGGTTCCGGTTTGAAAGAGTTCTCTGATATAATGAACTATTTCCATCTCAGATCTGTTCAGCTGTGCACCTGTGTCAAAATGTGGATTTGAACGGAAAGACACCTTTGGCTGGAGCAAATAAGAGTGACAATGTGCTCGTGagttcagacaaaaaaagaacaagacttGTCCCCTGCTACTGCATATGCAACTACATAGTCTATTACTATATAGTCCTATATGATTCAGTCGGTGTATATTAATGAACCCCTCCCCTCTGTCCATGACATTTCCCCATTACCTGCTTATTTACATAGGATGGTATATATTTAACAGCTGTGACTATGTTGAGAatattgtatttgtgtattgtaAATGAAATTTACAATTTCCACTTAGATCCGTGTTGTAAGGGGACAGCCATTCAGACAGGGTCTTGAGAGTTTATCGTGTGATGGATTCATTGAAATTTAGGAATCATAGACCATTTCATTcttctgaggggaaaaaaaggaatagcCTACATCCAATAATCCTCAAGGAAACCTTTGGAGTTGCTTAGGTAAATGTCTTTAAAATCAATATTCGCGTGTTAAAATCTTAATCTTAAAATCTTGATCAAAATGATTATATTCAAATTTAATGAGTTTCaactgaatttaaataaaatgcGCAAAGGATGTTAACCGGAAACCATGCAGCATATTAATGGTAAGAGTACTTagcgcgcccccccccccccccccccccataaaatATTGGTTATGTTCATACCTCCTGCGGCTAGATGGCGGTGCAACAATCTCCTTCAAGAATAAGTGTCAATGTTCTCTTTACCAGCACACGTTGGGCGTTTGCCATGGTCACGAACGAAGCGTCCAGTGGTAGTCTGTACCGCTGGTAAATGAGACGGTGGAAGGATCAATCGTAAGTCTTACACTCTTAAAGTGTTTatgtaaaaaataacaataataataatagaggTCATTCAGGGGAGGTGGTGACAATCACGTAATTCGTTCCAGGGACACAGGTACACGTTTTAACGTGTTATCAAGATAAATAAGCACATTTGCGGATTAAGGTCAATGCGCCAGCAACCTACAATAACAGGCCATTAGACTTTTCCTATGGTGGCGCAACATGTGGAGTAGCTAAACACAGGTAGTGAGAAAGAAactggagatggagaaaatCAGAACCATCTCGCCAGTACTTCATCTAGATCTAAATAATTTCGATTCGCCTGAAGCGGAAACATGTCGATATGTTTTAACCAGTCCGCGGTCGTTGGAATCTTGCGCAAGATTAGGGGTGAAACCGGTTGATTTATTGTTTAAATCTCTATCTGAGTTCATTGAAGAAAACGAGGACTTGCCGTTAGAAGCTCTCACAATTCTGTATGAGGCACACGAAAAAAAACGTAGGGAGCGTCTGCGTCTCTGtcgagaagaaagagagaggattatACAGGATGGCAGAAGTATAAAGTCCTCCAGTAAACAATTCTTAGCCCTTGAAACTGTCCTTGAGCAAGCATCTGAGAGCCAGTGCTCGGATTCCAAGTTCAAACACAACTCTGAAGgtattagaaaagaaaagaatcagtCTGTGGGAGAGTTAAACTGCCAGCAGTCTACGCCTTCCCTCTCTGAAAAATTCAGGGAACAGTGCACGCGAATGAGTACGCAGAGGGCCCCAGACTCTCGTCAGCACTGCCAATCCAGTTTCAGTTTGGGGGACCTCAGGCAGTCCCCAGCCACAGAGAGACTGCTACGTGAACTGACTCAGGAAATAAGACGTAAAAGGTGTATCACTGTACCTGAGAAAGACTGTAAAATAGCTGCACTGATGTTGGTGAAACACGAGGAAGAGCAAGACCGATTGACGCAGAGCCATGTGGAGGAGCAGCAACGGGAGGAGGCCCGGAGACAAGAAGAGGAGCGACGGGCTTGTGCCGAGcgcaggaggagaaaagagctGTTGGGGCGCATACGACGCTGGTACGAGGACGTAGAGGCCAGGAGGAGGCGTCGGGAACTAGAGGCAGCGATGCTGATTGAGCAGCGGAGGCAGAAGACGCAGCTACAGGAGGAGCGTTGGAGGAGACAGTCAGAAATGCAGATGGCACAGCGCAGGGAGAAGATAGAGTTAGTGcggagggaggtggaggagcgTAAGCACTACCAGGAGACACTGCTGAAGGACaaggagaggaaagagcagGCACAGCTGGAAAAGGACCTAAAGCTGTCACAGGGCAAGGAGCAGCAGGCCAAAAGAAGCAAGGAGattctggagaggagagagaaaaggaggctCCAGCaggagaatcagagagagaaacttagaCACCTCCTCCTGAAAAGGAAGGTGGAAGAAGAAGCAGAGGCTGAGAAGGCAGTTAGGAGGGGCGCGCTGGAGTGGAAGCTGTGTCGCTCAATGGAGAACCACGCCCAGCTGGTACAGGCTCGACTGCAGGAGCTGCGAGAACGTTCCGTTCGTGAAGAAGAGCAGATTCGAAAAGCACAGCAGCGGGCACGCTGGCAGAAGCTCGAACAGCAAGAACAGAAACAGGCCCTGGTCCAACTGAGCCAGCAGCGTTCTGAACAAGCACTGCAGCACGTGCAGACCCAGCAGTGCAGACGAGCTGAGCAGGTCAAACAGTGGAACCAGGAGAAGACACTCTCCCACCGTCAGCTCAGAGACAGGGCCAAAAAGAAGGAGGACGCTGAGTGGGAGCAGAGACGTAACGCCGCGGCCCTGAAAGAACGCAGGAGGGAACAACTGCAGAAGGAGCGCGAAGAGGCGCAGGAGAGGAGCCGCAAGGTGGCACGAGCCTCCTGCAACCTGAGGGAGAGGGTGCGGGAACAGACCCATGGTCGAACCTTTGACCAGATGGCACTGGAGGCAGAACTGACCGCTCATTTTGGTCGCTTAAAAATCTGGCAGTaatactctaacacacactttagtccaacactgactcagacACTGAGAAGAATAACAGTATTATATGATACCTACACAATGGCACTTTAACAGTAATGCACTTAAACAGCAGTGGCTGATCAGGGTATGGGAGGATAGAGctaaaatttcactttaaacaccAAACAATGATTTTTATACTCATACTCTGTTCCTCCACAGAGTATTTGCTTTTGTGAAATTAGTTTGTCAGTATTCAACTTCATGAGAAATTAGTTGTTTACAGTATTGTAGAAACTGTTCTGCCAGATTAAAAGCCAGCATCAGAGccatagaattttttttatgatacTCTAGGAAAGCACTTAGATACAACATGCCATAACAATATACTAGCCAATCTTAGCCATAATCTAGAGAAATATTTtaacttatttttaaaaagttttttatGAAGAGTATTTGTATTAGTatgcatttcttttatttattttctacatAGATTACAtatatagagagacagatatcttgtttgtcacacatttttttacTATTAAAGTTAAACTGCAActataaatgcatttttgaagGACGTAGACATTAAGGTAATTATCTCTAACTAAATTGCTGGTAATACTCTTTCCCGATCATTGTTTGATGCCGCATCAGCTGCAAATCATTTCCACCTGTCAGGTGGAAAGTCTGCATACGATGCAACACTACAGATCTGAGATTGTATATAAGAATCACACGTATATACTATGGGTATACCCACATGTATATATGTTCTCTCATGTACCAAAGATCTCACAAGGAAAGTGATACCTTCAATatgataaatatttacttttaatGTGGTGCTAGTTCTTACCAACAGACatataccccttttccaccaaGGCAGTTCGGGGGCCAGTTCGGAGCCAGTGACTAATTTCGAACAGTGCAATATGATTCACAATGTCTACAGATACTACATTGTGAAGGAGTTCTCTTATTTTGACCATTCACAAAATCCTTCAGTTGGAAGTTTTATTGGTGTAACATTacaaagaagagaaataaatcAAAGTCTCATGATTGCGTGTATGTACCTCAGTATCATAGCTTGTATGGGGCCTGTTCATGACAGGTGGATACCCATTGTTTTCATCTGGGACTAAAAGAGAGGCTCTTTACAGTAAATGTGACCCAAGttagtaacacaaacacagtttccAGGCAACAAAATGACTAGTATACAATGACTCCACTTAATTTCACTTTGCGTAAAATGCTTCAAAAGATTTTTTCACCCGTCAAAAATTTTTAAGAAATCtggcatgtttttttctatttttgttgtaTATGAGGCAACAACAGATCAGTATGAGGAAATAGATTCAGTGATAACCATTtaggatttgggggggggggggagcctcCTCTCTGATAAGGTCTCTGGTAACAAAATGACAAGCACGATAGTCCACATCACAGGCTTTGGTGTAAATTTGATTGCCTAGAACCACTCTCTTTTTGCCTAATACAAATTCCGAAGATATTAAGGGCAGTCTTCCTTACCTGTGTTTTTAACTGAAGACAAGATCTCTGTTGATTGTATGTTAATCTGTAACTTATTTGGTTATCAGAGAAGGTGTTTGTTTAGAAATGTGCTGTGATATTACGCTAATACAGTCTGTTTGCATGGCTGTAAGTCAAGGTTACCACAACCTTTCCTGCTTCATATGTACTTCAATGAGTTGTACAAAAATACTTTGGAATCTGCAAAACTttgagacattaaaaaaaataaagtcagtcAAATGATTTCTTAGCTACTTTTTATACCAGTAAAGTGCTTGTCTTTTCAGTATTGCATCAGTTATAGTGGAGCAGTAACTACAAAGTTCAGCGCTGAAAAATATTTCGCGTAAAGCCAAgtaatcatttctgtttctgtgaggaattaaaaataaaacgcTGCATGATATTGATTGGTAAGAGCTACCGTAAGTTATAAACAGCAGCCATGATCAGGTTCCCTAACAGacaatttctcatttctcctcatttctaCAGCC
This sequence is a window from Chanos chanos chromosome 4, fChaCha1.1, whole genome shotgun sequence. Protein-coding genes within it:
- the LOC115810373 gene encoding coiled-coil domain-containing protein 177; translated protein: MEKIRTISPVLHLDLNNFDSPEAETCRYVLTSPRSLESCARLGVKPVDLLFKSLSEFIEENEDLPLEALTILYEAHEKKRRERLRLCREERERIIQDGRSIKSSSKQFLALETVLEQASESQCSDSKFKHNSEGIRKEKNQSVGELNCQQSTPSLSEKFREQCTRMSTQRAPDSRQHCQSSFSLGDLRQSPATERLLRELTQEIRRKRCITVPEKDCKIAALMLVKHEEEQDRLTQSHVEEQQREEARRQEEERRACAERRRRKELLGRIRRWYEDVEARRRRRELEAAMLIEQRRQKTQLQEERWRRQSEMQMAQRREKIELVRREVEERKHYQETLLKDKERKEQAQLEKDLKLSQGKEQQAKRSKEILERREKRRLQQENQREKLRHLLLKRKVEEEAEAEKAVRRGALEWKLCRSMENHAQLVQARLQELRERSVREEEQIRKAQQRARWQKLEQQEQKQALVQLSQQRSEQALQHVQTQQCRRAEQVKQWNQEKTLSHRQLRDRAKKKEDAEWEQRRNAAALKERRREQLQKEREEAQERSRKVARASCNLRERVREQTHGRTFDQMALEAELTAHFGRLKIWQ